A genomic window from Litoreibacter janthinus includes:
- the rplO gene encoding 50S ribosomal protein L15, with amino-acid sequence MKLHELRDNPGATKTKKRVGRGPGSGKGKMGGRGIKGQKSRSGVALNGYEGGQMPLYMRLPKRGFNKPNRKAFAVVNLGLIQKFIDAKKLDAKGEITEDALIESGLVRRKLDGIRVLAKGDFSAKVTLSVTGASKSAVEAVEKAGGKLNTAAAAE; translated from the coding sequence ATGAAACTGCACGAACTTCGTGACAACCCCGGTGCAACCAAAACCAAAAAGCGCGTGGGCCGTGGCCCGGGCTCTGGCAAAGGTAAAATGGGTGGCCGTGGTATCAAAGGTCAAAAATCCCGTTCGGGTGTTGCCCTGAATGGCTACGAAGGTGGCCAAATGCCACTTTACATGCGTCTGCCAAAGCGTGGCTTCAACAAGCCGAACCGCAAAGCATTCGCCGTGGTGAACCTTGGGCTGATCCAAAAATTCATCGACGCCAAGAAATTGGACGCCAAAGGCGAGATCACCGAAGACGCCCTGATCGAATCCGGTCTTGTACGTCGTAAGCTGGACGGCATTCGCGTTCTGGCGAAAGGCGACTTCTCCGCGAAGGTGACTCTGAGCGTTACCGGCGCTTCCAAGTCGGCTGTTGAAGCCGTGGAAAAAGCCGGCGGCAAGCTCAACACTGCAGCGGCTGCTGAATAA
- a CDS encoding MarC family protein, translated as MFEINSAQLIREFITLFVVVDPIGSLPVFYFATSSVAARFHWKFAIRAVLVAALVLYFFLIAGQLVIEAIGLRLGSFQIAGGIILFLFALTMIFGASKPAREIEEAEHTDLSGAVYPLAIPSIASPGAMLAIVILTDNNRNSISDQVVTAGVLGIVLLFTLLLLLLAARLKKVIGTTGADVISRVMGMILATVAVDSVLNGFETLGLFSVPG; from the coding sequence ATGTTCGAGATCAATTCAGCCCAGCTTATCCGAGAGTTCATCACACTTTTCGTTGTCGTGGACCCGATTGGCTCGTTGCCTGTCTTCTATTTCGCAACATCCTCAGTTGCCGCACGGTTTCACTGGAAGTTTGCTATCCGGGCGGTGTTGGTCGCAGCATTGGTGCTCTATTTCTTTCTGATTGCAGGGCAGTTGGTAATAGAAGCGATAGGCTTGCGGCTTGGGTCTTTCCAGATTGCAGGGGGCATCATCCTGTTCTTGTTTGCGCTGACTATGATTTTCGGCGCCTCTAAACCTGCACGTGAGATCGAAGAGGCCGAACATACGGATCTGTCTGGCGCGGTGTACCCATTGGCCATTCCTTCCATCGCGTCACCGGGGGCGATGCTGGCAATTGTGATCTTGACAGATAACAATAGAAACTCAATTTCCGATCAAGTGGTTACAGCCGGAGTGCTTGGGATAGTCTTGTTATTTACCTTGCTACTGCTGCTGTTGGCCGCGCGGCTTAAGAAGGTTATCGGAACCACAGGCGCGGATGTTATCAGCCGTGTAATGGGAATGATTTTAGCGACTGTCGCGGTCGATTCGGTGTTAAACGGGTTTGAGACTCTTGGACTTTTCTCAGTTCCGGGCTGA
- the rpmD gene encoding 50S ribosomal protein L30 — protein sequence MAKTIVVKQIGSPIRRPQKQRATLVGLGLNKMHKTRELEDTPSVRGMVESIPHLVEIVEERG from the coding sequence ATGGCTAAAACTATCGTCGTAAAGCAGATTGGCTCGCCAATCCGTCGCCCACAAAAACAGCGTGCTACGCTGGTTGGCTTGGGCCTGAACAAGATGCACAAAACCCGCGAGCTGGAAGATACACCTTCCGTGCGCGGCATGGTCGAAAGCATCCCGCACCTCGTCGAGATCGTCGAAGAGCGCGGCTAA
- the rpsE gene encoding 30S ribosomal protein S5, with product MAREPGNRGRRDRDETPEFADRLVAINRVSKTVKGGKRFGFAALVVVGDQKGRVGFGKGKAKEVPEAIRKATEQAKRQMIRVPLREGRTLHHDVAGRHGAGKVVMRTAPQGTGIIAGGPMRAVFEMLGVQDVVAKSIGSQNPYNMIRATLDGLVKEASPRMVAQRRGKKVADILKSDAPAAEAAPAEAEA from the coding sequence ATGGCAAGAGAACCAGGAAACCGCGGTCGTCGCGATCGGGATGAAACCCCCGAATTCGCAGATCGCCTCGTTGCAATCAACCGTGTCTCCAAGACGGTTAAAGGTGGTAAGCGCTTCGGCTTCGCAGCCCTTGTCGTTGTGGGCGACCAAAAAGGCCGCGTAGGCTTCGGTAAAGGTAAAGCGAAAGAGGTCCCAGAGGCCATCCGCAAGGCTACCGAGCAAGCCAAGCGCCAAATGATCCGCGTTCCACTGCGCGAAGGCCGCACGTTGCACCACGATGTCGCTGGCCGTCATGGCGCTGGCAAAGTTGTGATGCGTACTGCACCACAAGGTACTGGTATCATCGCCGGTGGTCCAATGCGTGCTGTGTTCGAGATGCTCGGCGTGCAAGACGTTGTTGCGAAGTCCATCGGTTCGCAGAACCCTTACAACATGATCCGCGCTACGCTGGACGGCCTCGTCAAAGAAGCTTCCCCACGTATGGTCGCGCAGCGTCGTGGTAAGAAAGTGGCTGACATCCTGAAGTCGGACGCCCCTGCTGCTGAGGCCGCACCGGCCGAAGCTGAAGCGTAA
- the rplR gene encoding 50S ribosomal protein L18: MANTKRDLFIKRRLRVRNKLRKVNAGRPRLSVHRSNKNISVQLIDDVNGVTLASASSLEKDLGVVGKNNVEAAAKVGAAIAERAKKAGVTEAYFDRGGFLFHGKVKALAEAAREAGLKI; the protein is encoded by the coding sequence ATGGCTAACACGAAACGTGATTTGTTCATCAAACGCCGCCTGCGCGTTCGGAACAAGCTTCGCAAGGTCAACGCCGGGCGTCCTCGCCTGTCGGTGCACCGCTCCAACAAGAACATCAGTGTTCAGCTGATCGACGACGTTAACGGCGTAACTTTGGCTTCGGCTTCTTCTCTCGAGAAGGATCTGGGCGTAGTTGGCAAAAACAACGTTGAAGCTGCTGCTAAAGTCGGGGCCGCTATTGCGGAACGCGCCAAGAAAGCTGGCGTGACCGAGGCTTACTTCGACCGTGGCGGTTTTCTCTTCCACGGTAAGGTGAAGGCCTTGGCCGAAGCCGCCCGTGAAGCTGGTCTGAAAATCTAA
- the rplF gene encoding 50S ribosomal protein L6 gives MSRIGKKPVDLPSGVTASVSGQTIEVKGPKGVRTFKATDDVTLAVEDNVVTITPRGSSKRARQQWGMSRTMVANLVTGVTDGFKKELEIQGVGYRAAMEGKNLKLNLGLSHDVVYEVPEGVTVVAAKPTEITIEGIDEQVVGQVAANIRAWRKPEPYKGKGIRYKGEFVFRKEGKKK, from the coding sequence ATGTCTCGTATTGGTAAAAAACCAGTCGATCTGCCCTCCGGCGTGACCGCGTCCGTCTCTGGCCAGACCATCGAAGTTAAGGGCCCTAAGGGCGTCCGTACCTTCAAAGCCACCGATGATGTGACCCTCGCTGTCGAAGACAACGTAGTGACCATCACGCCTCGCGGCTCCTCCAAGCGCGCGCGCCAGCAGTGGGGCATGAGCCGCACGATGGTCGCAAACTTGGTCACCGGCGTGACGGACGGCTTCAAGAAAGAGCTTGAGATCCAAGGTGTGGGTTACCGCGCCGCGATGGAAGGCAAAAATCTGAAGCTGAACCTCGGCCTGTCGCATGACGTTGTTTACGAAGTGCCTGAAGGTGTAACGGTTGTGGCTGCCAAGCCCACCGAGATCACCATCGAGGGGATTGACGAGCAAGTTGTCGGCCAAGTGGCTGCCAACATCCGCGCATGGCGCAAGCCAGAGCCTTACAAAGGCAAAGGCATCCGCTACAAAGGCGAGTTCGTCTTCCGCAAAGAAGGGAAGAAGAAGTAA
- the rpsH gene encoding 30S ribosomal protein S8, with product MNDPIADMLTRIRNSQLRGKATVETPASKLRAWVLDVLVDEGYIRGYEKTTGKDGHPALNIELKYYEGTPVIRELKRVSKPGRRVYMGADDIPVVRQGLGVSIVSTPRGVMSDANARSQNVGGEVLCTVF from the coding sequence ATGAACGATCCTATCGCAGATATGCTCACCCGCATTCGCAACTCGCAGTTGCGCGGCAAAGCCACCGTTGAGACACCGGCGTCCAAGCTTCGTGCTTGGGTTCTGGATGTGCTTGTCGACGAGGGCTACATCCGTGGCTACGAGAAGACGACGGGCAAAGACGGTCACCCGGCTTTGAACATCGAGCTGAAGTATTACGAAGGCACTCCTGTCATTCGCGAACTGAAGCGGGTCTCCAAACCCGGTCGTCGCGTTTACATGGGCGCCGATGACATCCCAGTGGTCCGTCAGGGCTTGGGCGTGTCGATTGTCAGCACACCACGCGGTGTGATGTCGGACGCGAACGCTCGCAGCCAGAATGTTGGCGGCGAAGTGCTTTGCACGGTCTTCTAA
- the rpsN gene encoding 30S ribosomal protein S14, whose protein sequence is MAKKAMIEREKKREKLVKKYAAKRAALLAIANDQEKPMEERFKARLKLAELPRNSSATRLHNRCQLTGRPHAYYRKLKISRIMLRDLGSAGLIPGMVKSSW, encoded by the coding sequence ATGGCTAAAAAAGCAATGATCGAACGCGAGAAGAAGCGCGAAAAGCTGGTGAAGAAATACGCCGCTAAACGTGCCGCTCTGCTCGCAATCGCAAACGACCAAGAGAAGCCGATGGAAGAGCGTTTCAAAGCGCGTCTGAAACTGGCTGAACTGCCGCGCAATAGCTCGGCGACCCGTTTGCACAACCGCTGCCAACTGACCGGCCGTCCTCACGCTTACTACCGTAAGCTGAAGATTTCCCGGATCATGTTGCGGGACTTGGGCTCTGCTGGCCTGATCCCCGGCATGGTTAAGTCCAGCTGGTAA
- the rplE gene encoding 50S ribosomal protein L5, protein MLDQANYTPRLKTAYADTIRAAMKEEFGYKNDMQIPRLEKIVLNIGAGRAAVKDSKKPAGAAADLTAIAGQKAMVTRAKKSIAGFRLREDMPVGAKVTLRGERMYEFLDRLITIAMPRIRDFRGVPGKSFDGRGNYAMGMKEHIVFPEIDFDKIDEAWGLDIVICTTATTDAEAKSLLKAFNMPFNS, encoded by the coding sequence ATGCTTGACCAAGCAAACTACACCCCGCGCCTGAAGACTGCTTATGCCGACACGATCCGTGCCGCCATGAAAGAAGAATTCGGCTATAAAAACGACATGCAGATCCCGCGCCTTGAGAAAATCGTTCTCAATATCGGTGCTGGTCGCGCGGCCGTGAAAGACAGCAAGAAGCCTGCGGGCGCTGCTGCCGATCTGACCGCCATTGCAGGTCAGAAAGCCATGGTTACCCGTGCCAAAAAATCGATCGCGGGCTTCCGTCTGCGTGAAGATATGCCGGTCGGTGCCAAGGTGACTCTGCGCGGTGAGCGCATGTACGAATTCCTTGATCGTCTGATCACCATCGCAATGCCTCGCATCCGTGACTTCCGCGGCGTGCCTGGCAAGTCGTTCGATGGCCGTGGCAACTACGCCATGGGCATGAAGGAACACATCGTGTTTCCTGAAATCGACTTCGACAAGATCGATGAGGCCTGGGGCCTGGACATCGTAATCTGCACCACCGCAACCACCGACGCTGAAGCAAAGAGCCTGTTGAAAGCTTTCAACATGCCTTTCAACAGCTGA
- the rplX gene encoding 50S ribosomal protein L24, whose product MAAKLKKGDKIVVLTGKDKGKEGTIASVNPKTGKAIVEGVNIAIRHVKQSQNNQGGRVPQAMPIQLSNLALIDSNGKATRVGFKMDGDKKVRFAKTTGDVI is encoded by the coding sequence ATGGCTGCTAAACTGAAAAAAGGCGACAAGATCGTCGTGCTGACCGGCAAAGACAAGGGCAAAGAAGGCACTATCGCCTCCGTGAACCCGAAGACCGGTAAAGCAATCGTGGAAGGCGTCAACATCGCCATCCGTCACGTGAAGCAAAGCCAGAACAACCAAGGTGGCCGCGTGCCACAGGCGATGCCTATCCAACTGAGCAACCTCGCTTTGATCGACTCCAATGGTAAGGCCACCCGCGTGGGCTTCAAAATGGACGGCGACAAGAAAGTGCGTTTTGCGAAGACAACAGGGGACGTGATCTAA
- the rplN gene encoding 50S ribosomal protein L14 — translation MIQMQTNLDVADNSGARRVQCIKVLGGSKRKYASVGDIIVVSVKEAIPRGRVKKGDVRKAVVVRTAKEVRRDDGTAIRFDRNAAVILNNNNEPVGTRIFGPVVRELRGKNFMKIISLAPEVL, via the coding sequence ATGATCCAGATGCAGACCAACCTGGATGTAGCTGACAACAGCGGCGCTCGCCGTGTTCAGTGCATCAAGGTTTTGGGTGGTTCCAAGCGTAAATACGCATCCGTCGGCGACATCATCGTCGTTTCGGTTAAGGAAGCCATCCCACGCGGCCGCGTGAAAAAAGGCGACGTCCGCAAGGCTGTCGTTGTGCGCACCGCCAAAGAAGTTCGTCGCGACGATGGCACCGCCATCCGCTTCGACCGTAACGCAGCTGTTATTCTGAATAACAACAACGAGCCTGTTGGTACCCGTATCTTTGGCCCAGTGGTTCGCGAACTGCGCGGCAAAAACTTCATGAAAATCATCTCGCTCGCCCCGGAGGTGCTGTGA
- the rpsQ gene encoding 30S ribosomal protein S17 — MPKRILTGTVTSNQNEQTVTVSVERRFRHPVLKKTIRKSKKYRAHDENNTFNVGDAVRIQECAPKSKTKRWEVIVA; from the coding sequence ATGCCCAAACGTATCCTGACAGGCACCGTCACCAGCAACCAAAACGAGCAAACGGTTACCGTTTCCGTTGAGCGTCGCTTTCGCCACCCCGTTCTGAAGAAGACGATCCGTAAGTCCAAGAAATACCGGGCTCACGACGAGAACAACACGTTCAACGTGGGCGACGCCGTTCGCATTCAAGAATGCGCGCCGAAGTCCAAAACCAAACGTTGGGAAGTTATCGTCGCTTAA
- the rpmC gene encoding 50S ribosomal protein L29: MNASELREKTADQLNEELVALKKEAFNLRFQQATGQLENTARMREVKRGAARVKTILNEKARAAAGEA; encoded by the coding sequence ATGAACGCCAGCGAGCTTCGCGAGAAGACTGCTGACCAGCTCAATGAAGAGCTTGTCGCACTGAAAAAGGAAGCCTTTAACCTGCGCTTCCAACAGGCCACCGGCCAACTTGAAAACACTGCACGTATGCGCGAAGTCAAACGCGGCGCAGCACGTGTGAAAACTATTCTGAACGAAAAGGCCCGCGCGGCCGCTGGGGAGGCTTGA
- a CDS encoding TIGR02466 family protein: MPNISSLFVTRLYQARLADHGKPIDAEELEDNCLGIAEDDEAGQDWCEENGYAGYTSYASLTDLPWRSPIVKELVKVLDKHVADFAKDLQFDLDGRKLKLEDIWINILPQGGIHTSHIHPHSVISGTTYVAMPSGASAIKFEDPRSQMMMAAPTRLKDAREEMRQFIYVAPEVGDVLLWESFLRHEVPMNMAEDDRISVSFNYRWD; this comes from the coding sequence ATGCCTAATATATCGTCCCTCTTCGTGACCCGCCTCTACCAAGCCCGCCTTGCCGATCACGGCAAACCCATCGACGCGGAGGAGTTGGAGGATAACTGCCTTGGCATCGCCGAAGATGACGAAGCCGGTCAGGACTGGTGTGAAGAGAATGGCTATGCGGGCTACACCAGCTATGCCTCACTAACGGACCTTCCGTGGCGCTCGCCGATCGTCAAGGAACTGGTGAAAGTGCTCGACAAACATGTGGCAGACTTCGCCAAGGATTTGCAGTTCGATCTGGACGGACGAAAACTGAAGCTGGAAGACATCTGGATCAATATCCTGCCCCAAGGCGGCATTCACACATCACACATCCATCCGCATTCGGTCATTTCCGGCACTACCTATGTGGCCATGCCCTCCGGCGCGTCAGCCATCAAGTTCGAGGACCCTCGGTCCCAAATGATGATGGCAGCCCCTACCCGCCTGAAAGATGCCCGCGAGGAGATGCGGCAATTCATCTACGTTGCGCCCGAGGTCGGTGATGTCCTGCTGTGGGAAAGCTTCCTGCGGCATGAGGTGCCGATGAATATGGCCGAGGATGATCGGATATCGGTGAGCTTCAATTATCGGTGGGACTAA
- the rplP gene encoding 50S ribosomal protein L16, whose translation MLQPKRTKFRKIHKGRIKGEAKGGSDLNFGTYGLKATEPERITARQIEAARRAMTRHMKRQGRVWIRIFPDTPVTSKPVEVRMGKGKGSVDFWACKVKPGRMMFEIDGVADSIAREALRLAAMKLPIKTRVVVREDW comes from the coding sequence ATGCTGCAACCAAAGCGTACTAAATTCCGCAAGATCCACAAAGGCCGGATCAAGGGTGAAGCAAAGGGCGGGTCTGACCTGAACTTTGGCACTTACGGCCTGAAGGCAACTGAGCCTGAGCGTATCACTGCGCGCCAGATCGAAGCTGCCCGTCGTGCCATGACGCGCCACATGAAGCGTCAAGGCCGTGTATGGATCCGTATCTTCCCTGACACTCCAGTGACCTCTAAGCCCGTCGAAGTTCGTATGGGTAAGGGTAAAGGGTCCGTGGACTTTTGGGCATGTAAGGTCAAACCAGGCCGTATGATGTTCGAGATTGACGGCGTGGCTGACTCCATCGCACGTGAAGCCCTGCGCCTTGCCGCGATGAAGCTGCCGATCAAAACACGCGTCGTGGTCCGCGAGGACTGGTAA
- the rpsC gene encoding 30S ribosomal protein S3 has translation MGNKVNPIGMRLQVNRTWDSRWYAESKDFGNLLLEDIRMREFIKEECKQAGISRVIIERPHKKCRVTIHTARPGVIIGKKGADIEGLRRKLAAFTESELHLNIVEVRKPELDAALVGESIAQQLERRVSFRRAMKRAVQNAMRMGALGIRVNLAGRLGGAEIARTEWYREGRVPLHTLRADIDYAHVEAMTAYGIIGIKTWIFKGEIMEHDPQARDRKQQELQDGPAPRGAGGRR, from the coding sequence ATGGGTAACAAAGTAAATCCTATCGGCATGCGTCTTCAGGTCAACCGCACCTGGGACAGCCGCTGGTACGCTGAGAGCAAAGACTTCGGCAATCTTCTTCTGGAAGATATCCGCATGCGCGAATTCATCAAAGAAGAGTGCAAGCAAGCCGGCATCAGCCGTGTGATCATCGAACGCCCTCACAAGAAGTGCCGCGTTACGATCCACACAGCACGCCCGGGCGTCATCATCGGCAAAAAAGGCGCCGATATTGAAGGCCTGCGTCGTAAGCTGGCCGCGTTCACCGAGAGCGAGCTACACCTCAACATCGTTGAGGTCCGCAAGCCTGAACTGGACGCAGCACTAGTTGGCGAGTCCATCGCCCAGCAGCTGGAACGTCGGGTGTCCTTCCGTCGCGCTATGAAGCGTGCCGTGCAGAACGCCATGCGTATGGGTGCCCTCGGCATTCGTGTGAACCTCGCTGGCCGCCTTGGCGGTGCCGAGATTGCGCGGACCGAATGGTATCGTGAAGGCCGCGTGCCTTTGCACACCCTGCGTGCCGACATCGATTACGCACACGTTGAAGCGATGACCGCCTATGGCATCATCGGGATCAAAACCTGGATCTTCAAAGGCGAGATCATGGAGCACGATCCACAAGCGCGTGACCGTAAGCAACAGGAACTCCAAGACGGCCCAGCACCTCGCGGTGCAGGCGGCCGTCGCTAA
- the rplV gene encoding 50S ribosomal protein L22, producing the protein MGKEKNPRRVADNEAMAKLRMLRTSPQKLNLVAQLIRGKKVDKALADLTFSKKRISDDVKKCLQSAIANAENNHNLDVDDLIVAEAYVGKNLTMKRGRPRARGRFGKIVKPFSELTIKVRQVEEQA; encoded by the coding sequence ATGGGTAAGGAAAAGAACCCCCGCCGCGTGGCAGATAACGAAGCAATGGCAAAGCTGCGCATGCTCCGTACTTCCCCGCAGAAACTGAACCTCGTGGCTCAGCTGATCCGTGGCAAGAAAGTGGACAAGGCTCTGGCCGACCTCACCTTCTCCAAGAAGCGTATCTCTGACGACGTGAAAAAATGCCTGCAATCCGCCATCGCGAACGCTGAGAACAACCACAACCTCGACGTGGATGATCTGATCGTGGCCGAGGCCTATGTTGGCAAAAACCTGACCATGAAGCGCGGTCGCCCTCGGGCCCGTGGCCGGTTTGGTAAAATCGTCAAGCCATTCTCGGAGCTGACCATCAAGGTGCGCCAAGTTGAGGAGCAAGCATAA
- the rpsS gene encoding 30S ribosomal protein S19 has protein sequence MSRSVWKGPFVDAYVLKKAEAAKDSGRNDVIKIWSRRSTILPQFVGLTFGVYNGKKHIPVNVSEDMIGQKFGEYSPTRTYYGHAADKKAKRK, from the coding sequence ATGTCTCGCTCCGTATGGAAAGGCCCCTTCGTCGACGCATATGTGTTGAAGAAAGCCGAAGCCGCGAAAGACAGCGGCCGCAACGATGTGATCAAAATCTGGTCCCGCCGTTCTACCATCCTGCCTCAGTTCGTTGGCCTCACCTTTGGGGTCTACAACGGCAAGAAGCACATCCCAGTGAACGTGTCCGAAGACATGATCGGTCAAAAGTTTGGTGAGTATTCGCCAACCCGGACCTATTACGGTCACGCCGCTGACAAAAAAGCGAAAAGGAAGTAA